Genomic window (Streptomyces sp. NBC_01431):
TGATCTTCAACTCGCGGCCCTTACTCGTCCGTTGCCAGCTCGCGCACGATGCCGCCGCCGTTTTCCAGCTCGTCGATGGACGCAAGCAGGCGCCGGGCGTTGGCCGGACTGCGCAGCAGGTACGCCGTCTCCTTCAGGGACTCGTAGTCTTCAAGGGAGACGATGACGACCGGCTCATGTCCGGCCCGGGTGATG
Coding sequences:
- a CDS encoding type II toxin-antitoxin system Phd/YefM family antitoxin, which translates into the protein MKTMTYSESRARYAEVLNSVTDDREEVVITRAGHEPVVIVSLEDYESLKETAYLLRSPANARRLLASIDELENGGGIVRELATDE